One Phycisphaerae bacterium RAS2 DNA window includes the following coding sequences:
- the stkP_1 gene encoding Serine/threonine-protein kinase StkP, producing MINNRIPPGHSSFHHLIADARRQAEAARDLPDRSDRIAAVRAVVTSAGSLNLGALDHDALPKELLEHYRITDQVFRGGQGVVCVAIQKSTGRRVAIKIMRDGPFSGREDCLRFEREARILAQLDHPNIVGIIDSGLSRGLLYFVMEYVEGEPLGSWMSSRTGSLVQPNLEKSSARRSFGIHRGRSRNREELDDVVGLFLKVAGAIHAAHLRGVIHRDLKPGNIQVDSAGEPHILDFGMAKVDLDGGDGSALSMTQSGRFFGSLPWASPEQAAGRFTDVDVRSDVYALGVILYQMLTGAFPYSLDGGPANVMSAIQNAEPARVRSRNASIDDELETIVHKCLQKDPARRYQSAGELAEDLRRHRAGEPIAAKRDALPYLIRKAARRYALPLGIAAAFMVLVVSGLIVSVWLWRVAADAEKTATAEAAHARSVNSLLQQILTGSSPYHNSDRELTARELLQDAARKLEVGAADQPEVEARARMTLGAAFFGIGHPKEAAQQLTTALKMWTDLRGEESAEMAETLGLLSLVRLVEVDRDEAESLARRALDMSRRIYPSDHIQKGIALECMAKALIEQGKSAEAEPLIHDAIALYRRLEGPDSLRVSRGLVNLARALFHDRPRVSESLRTLEDALAINRRHFGGKHADMVQNLAALANALTMTGNDTEAEARYAESIALGREVFGPDHPDVITPQVNLVTLYIRNNRLAEAEALAHQVHEAELRVFGPDNPRVLCHEQTLGEIRERVPDLAGAETYYRTALANAARIKAERHTTACIVRSNLAILLVDAGRLDDAQSLLEEQVSNAGMDAVLTRWFVFHAKSLLGEIQMARGRLAEAELLLKEGADGLRTAAMVPARRRRRAMEQLIRCYDQLNVASPGAGYDTKSALLREQLVP from the coding sequence ATGATCAACAATCGCATTCCTCCCGGTCACTCGAGCTTCCACCACCTCATCGCCGATGCACGGCGTCAGGCGGAGGCGGCTCGCGATCTGCCGGATCGCAGCGATCGAATCGCCGCGGTGCGCGCCGTCGTAACCAGCGCGGGCTCGCTTAACCTCGGTGCGCTTGATCACGACGCTCTGCCGAAAGAGCTGCTCGAACACTACCGCATCACGGATCAGGTCTTTCGCGGCGGCCAGGGCGTCGTCTGCGTGGCGATTCAGAAGTCAACCGGTCGCCGAGTCGCCATCAAGATCATGCGAGACGGTCCCTTTTCGGGCCGGGAGGATTGCCTGCGCTTCGAGCGTGAAGCGCGGATACTCGCGCAGCTCGATCATCCCAACATCGTGGGCATCATCGACAGCGGACTGTCGCGGGGGCTTCTCTATTTCGTCATGGAGTACGTCGAGGGCGAGCCGCTCGGTTCGTGGATGAGCAGCCGGACCGGGTCGCTCGTGCAGCCGAATCTGGAAAAATCGTCTGCGCGCCGCTCGTTTGGAATCCACCGTGGCAGGAGCCGTAACCGCGAGGAGTTGGACGACGTCGTGGGACTTTTTCTCAAGGTTGCCGGCGCCATACATGCGGCCCATCTGCGAGGCGTCATTCACCGCGATCTCAAACCGGGGAACATCCAGGTCGATTCCGCGGGCGAACCGCACATCCTCGATTTTGGAATGGCCAAGGTCGATCTCGACGGCGGCGACGGCAGTGCCTTGTCGATGACGCAAAGTGGCCGATTCTTCGGATCGCTGCCATGGGCTTCGCCGGAGCAGGCGGCCGGGCGGTTTACCGACGTCGATGTCCGCAGCGACGTCTACGCGCTGGGCGTCATCCTTTACCAGATGCTCACTGGTGCATTTCCCTATTCGCTGGACGGCGGGCCGGCGAACGTGATGAGCGCCATTCAGAACGCGGAGCCGGCGCGCGTCCGATCGCGCAATGCGAGCATCGACGATGAATTGGAAACAATTGTTCACAAGTGTCTCCAGAAGGACCCGGCGCGGCGCTACCAATCCGCCGGCGAACTCGCCGAGGACCTTCGTCGGCACCGGGCAGGCGAGCCGATTGCCGCCAAACGCGACGCGCTGCCTTACCTGATCCGGAAGGCCGCCCGCCGTTACGCCTTGCCGCTGGGCATCGCAGCCGCGTTCATGGTTCTCGTGGTCAGTGGGTTGATCGTGTCGGTCTGGCTCTGGCGGGTCGCGGCCGACGCCGAAAAGACTGCAACGGCCGAGGCGGCACACGCGCGCTCGGTCAATTCGCTGCTGCAGCAGATCCTGACCGGTTCAAGCCCGTATCACAATTCCGATCGTGAATTGACCGCACGCGAGCTGCTTCAGGATGCGGCGCGCAAGCTAGAAGTCGGCGCGGCAGACCAGCCGGAAGTGGAGGCCCGCGCGCGCATGACGCTGGGAGCGGCGTTTTTCGGCATCGGGCATCCAAAGGAGGCTGCCCAGCAGTTGACCACCGCCTTGAAGATGTGGACTGACCTTCGTGGCGAAGAATCTGCGGAGATGGCCGAAACCCTTGGATTGCTGTCGCTGGTGCGTCTGGTGGAGGTTGACCGAGACGAGGCCGAGTCGCTGGCCCGCCGCGCCCTGGACATGTCGCGGCGCATTTACCCGAGCGATCATATTCAAAAGGGCATTGCACTCGAGTGCATGGCCAAGGCGCTGATCGAACAGGGAAAATCAGCCGAGGCGGAGCCGCTCATTCACGATGCAATTGCCCTGTATCGCAGGCTCGAAGGACCGGACAGCCTTCGCGTCTCGCGCGGGCTTGTCAACTTGGCGCGAGCGCTGTTCCACGATCGCCCCAGGGTCAGCGAGTCGCTGCGAACACTCGAAGACGCGCTGGCCATCAATCGCAGGCATTTCGGAGGGAAGCATGCCGACATGGTTCAAAACCTGGCTGCCCTGGCCAACGCGTTGACCATGACGGGGAACGATACCGAGGCCGAGGCGCGCTACGCTGAATCCATCGCGCTGGGGCGCGAGGTCTTTGGCCCTGACCACCCGGATGTGATCACGCCGCAAGTCAATCTCGTCACCCTGTACATTCGCAACAACAGGCTTGCGGAGGCAGAAGCTTTGGCGCATCAGGTCCATGAGGCCGAGCTGCGCGTTTTCGGGCCGGACAATCCCCGTGTCCTCTGCCATGAGCAGACATTGGGTGAGATTCGAGAGCGCGTGCCGGACCTGGCCGGCGCGGAGACATACTACCGCACGGCTCTGGCGAATGCCGCCCGCATCAAGGCGGAGCGGCACACGACCGCGTGCATCGTCAGGTCGAATCTCGCGATCCTGCTCGTAGATGCCGGTCGGCTCGATGACGCCCAATCGCTCCTTGAGGAGCAGGTCTCGAATGCGGGCATGGATGCAGTTCTCACAAGGTGGTTCGTCTTTCATGCCAAATCGCTGCTGGGCGAAATCCAAATGGCCCGCGGCCGGCTCGCGGAGGCCGAGCTGCTTTTGAAGGAGGGCGCCGACGGACTGCGGACCGCCGCGATGGTCCCCGCGCGTCGCCGCCGCCGCGCGATGGAACAGCTCATTCGCTGCTACGATCAGTTGAATGTTGCATCGCCCGGCGCCGGATACGACACAAAATCGGCACTGTTGCGCGAGCAACTCGTGCCCTAG
- a CDS encoding DsrE/DsrF-like family protein, whose protein sequence is MRRVLFKWRSAVVVLALVISVTGFLAAQAQPTKASTQDGKRILIHMKEYISQIHETAMGLELADWLQRSGAKVTLWLELRAVRLADDRIVRAVPPGPGARSFSAIFKSLIDHGAQVLVCRHCAELEEVGQEHLREGARLVGVDDVAKAIIETDKILDY, encoded by the coding sequence ATGAGACGCGTTTTATTCAAGTGGCGGTCTGCCGTCGTGGTTTTGGCGCTGGTCATTTCGGTTACCGGCTTTCTTGCTGCACAAGCGCAGCCGACAAAAGCCTCGACGCAAGATGGCAAGCGCATTCTCATCCACATGAAGGAATACATCTCGCAGATTCACGAAACCGCCATGGGGCTGGAACTCGCCGACTGGCTTCAGCGCAGCGGGGCGAAGGTTACGCTGTGGCTGGAGCTTCGGGCCGTGCGGCTTGCGGATGATCGGATTGTACGCGCGGTTCCACCAGGCCCCGGAGCCCGATCATTCTCAGCGATTTTCAAGTCGTTGATCGATCATGGCGCCCAGGTTCTCGTGTGCCGTCACTGCGCCGAGCTGGAGGAGGTCGGACAGGAGCACCTACGCGAGGGCGCCAGACTCGTCGGTGTCGACGATGTGGCGAAGGCGATCATCGAGACGGACAAGATCCTCGATTACTAG
- a CDS encoding hypothetical protein (Carbohydrate-binding module 48 (Isoamylase N-terminal domain)), with product MAGTFNNWDSNANPMEPSGDGTWSLRLDLPPGRHEYRYVIDGEWSCAPGDDDAACNNVPNAFGTMNLIIDVSEARA from the coding sequence GTGGCCGGCACCTTCAATAACTGGGATTCGAACGCGAATCCTATGGAGCCTTCGGGCGACGGTACCTGGTCGCTGAGGCTCGACCTGCCTCCAGGGCGTCACGAGTACAGATACGTCATCGACGGGGAGTGGAGTTGTGCGCCGGGCGACGATGATGCGGCGTGCAATAATGTACCGAACGCGTTTGGCACGATGAACCTCATCATCGACGTTTCGGAGGCTCGGGCATGA
- the sigE_1 gene encoding ECF RNA polymerase sigma factor SigE — translation MIESEDDLVKRAVGGDMAALATLLEQNCAAVRAMLNIDRKWASVLDPDDVLQVTCLEAFLQIGKFNAKGPGAFLGWLSRIAQNNLCDAVRELSAVKRSPPGQRIGVAGQQDSTALLLANLGMTTTTPSRNAASAEVCAAINNAISLMPPDYGTVVRLYDLESMPIGDVAAAMKRTPGAVHMLRTRAHEHLREILGSDTAFFSQCA, via the coding sequence ATGATTGAATCCGAAGACGATTTGGTGAAGCGAGCCGTGGGCGGGGACATGGCTGCCTTGGCGACGTTGCTGGAACAGAATTGCGCCGCGGTGCGCGCCATGCTGAACATCGATCGAAAATGGGCCAGCGTGCTCGACCCGGACGACGTGCTGCAGGTGACCTGCCTTGAGGCGTTTCTACAAATCGGCAAGTTCAATGCGAAGGGCCCCGGCGCTTTCCTGGGTTGGTTGAGTCGAATTGCCCAGAACAATCTTTGCGATGCGGTGCGCGAACTGTCGGCGGTCAAGCGCTCGCCGCCGGGGCAGCGTATCGGGGTTGCGGGCCAGCAGGACTCGACAGCGCTTCTGCTTGCCAACCTGGGCATGACGACCACCACACCCAGCCGCAACGCGGCGAGCGCGGAGGTCTGCGCCGCCATCAACAACGCGATCTCACTGATGCCGCCGGATTATGGCACGGTGGTGCGGCTGTATGACCTTGAGAGCATGCCGATCGGGGACGTCGCCGCCGCCATGAAGCGGACCCCCGGTGCCGTTCACATGCTCCGCACACGGGCACACGAGCACCTTCGCGAGATTCTCGGTTCCGACACCGCTTTTTTTTCGCAGTGCGCGTAA
- the rsbU_2 gene encoding Phosphoserine phosphatase RsbU, with translation MPHQIAGARAPVRPVPRFWDTLAFRVGVLVNLAVLLVLGMAALLGYRQEHAGLLAAETERLKEEAKIIAVARARMPDPEVFRSFLDEFCHQMSVAVSPGHHIIALDEDGQILLRAHARAEAALETEIVRAVREGTQQFTSRAEGFILATAPTSGRLTIAVAQSTDPVRKVIRQEAVGRAISVVVLSLVVFIVTSLGLLVWVRRPLSNLLDVVGEIGARGFAVRAKITGTTDLRLLSDGVNTMAESLERVERARLAEMLRAKEIQESLLPVLTEEVNGFLCAAQFLPADNVGGDLFDLVRQQDGSVLVAVLDVSGHGVPAALYTALLRTVFRYEADRAQDPATVLAEMNAQLHAVTRLEDFATCFLLQIAPGDDLVSYARAGHDPAILIRADGTLLELETGGLPLGVLPSVSYVSAQEKIACHDRLFLYTDGLHEVFNREGKLFGRERLKELLRDTISYSPLDQVRHVIEHVRLFGQATDLADDATLICLAKQHE, from the coding sequence ATGCCTCATCAAATCGCAGGTGCCCGCGCGCCGGTGCGCCCGGTTCCGAGGTTCTGGGATACCCTGGCCTTCCGCGTCGGGGTCCTTGTAAACCTCGCAGTGCTGTTGGTTCTCGGCATGGCGGCCTTACTCGGCTACCGTCAGGAACATGCCGGGCTTCTTGCGGCTGAGACCGAGCGGCTGAAGGAAGAAGCGAAGATTATCGCGGTCGCTCGCGCAAGGATGCCGGATCCAGAGGTCTTCCGCAGTTTTCTTGACGAATTCTGCCACCAGATGAGCGTGGCGGTCTCACCGGGACATCACATCATCGCGCTGGATGAGGATGGTCAGATTCTCTTAAGGGCCCATGCACGAGCGGAGGCGGCGCTCGAAACCGAAATCGTACGGGCGGTACGCGAAGGTACCCAGCAATTCACGTCACGCGCGGAGGGTTTCATCTTGGCGACCGCTCCCACCAGTGGACGACTCACGATTGCCGTCGCACAGTCAACCGATCCGGTACGGAAAGTAATTCGCCAGGAAGCGGTGGGTCGCGCCATCAGTGTGGTCGTTCTGAGCCTGGTGGTTTTCATTGTCACCAGTCTTGGCCTCCTGGTTTGGGTTCGTCGGCCGCTCTCCAATTTGTTAGATGTCGTCGGGGAAATTGGCGCGCGCGGCTTCGCTGTTCGTGCGAAAATCACGGGCACCACGGATCTCCGGTTGCTTTCAGACGGCGTCAACACCATGGCAGAGTCTCTGGAACGTGTCGAACGGGCTAGGCTGGCCGAAATGCTGCGCGCCAAGGAGATTCAAGAGAGCTTGTTGCCGGTGCTTACGGAAGAAGTCAACGGGTTTCTATGCGCTGCACAGTTTCTCCCCGCGGATAATGTCGGCGGTGACCTCTTTGATCTCGTTCGTCAGCAGGACGGGTCGGTCTTGGTTGCCGTGTTGGATGTGTCCGGACACGGCGTTCCGGCGGCACTATACACGGCGCTCTTGCGAACCGTGTTCAGGTACGAGGCGGACAGGGCCCAGGATCCGGCCACGGTCCTCGCCGAAATGAACGCTCAATTGCACGCGGTCACTCGTCTCGAAGACTTCGCAACGTGTTTTCTTCTCCAAATCGCCCCCGGTGACGATCTCGTCTCTTATGCAAGAGCGGGGCACGATCCCGCCATACTAATCCGCGCAGATGGCACATTGCTGGAACTCGAAACCGGAGGTCTACCCCTCGGTGTTTTGCCGTCAGTTTCTTATGTGTCTGCGCAGGAGAAGATCGCTTGTCACGATCGGCTATTCCTCTACACGGACGGATTGCATGAGGTCTTCAACAGGGAAGGCAAACTCTTTGGTCGGGAGCGGTTGAAAGAATTGCTGCGCGACACCATATCGTATTCCCCGCTTGATCAAGTCCGTCATGTAATTGAACATGTCCGCCTATTCGGGCAAGCAACCGACCTCGCAGACGATGCGACATTGATCTGTCTAGCCAAACAACATGAGTGA
- the yeeN gene encoding putative transcriptional regulatory protein YeeN — MGRAFERRKASIFKTAAQNSKLYAKYSKQLYVAAKNGVPDPAANPVLRSLVEKAKKENVPSHVIDKAIQKAAGKGGEDFQSVRYEGFGPGGALIIVECLTDNNVRTVAEIRSYFARAGAKLATSGSVVMSFDHLAVISFKGDSEEKVIEALFAADVAVEEVESKDGVITVFAPPAEFYKAKTAVLEAMPGVELDVQEITFLPQATKTLGAEELPTFEKFLQQLEENDDVQEVYHNIVLP; from the coding sequence ATGGGAAGAGCATTCGAAAGACGTAAGGCCTCCATCTTCAAGACGGCGGCCCAGAACTCAAAGCTCTATGCCAAATACAGCAAGCAGTTGTACGTGGCGGCCAAGAACGGCGTCCCGGACCCGGCAGCCAACCCGGTCCTGCGCAGCCTCGTTGAGAAAGCCAAGAAGGAAAATGTTCCGAGCCACGTGATTGACAAGGCGATCCAGAAAGCTGCCGGCAAGGGAGGCGAAGACTTCCAATCCGTGCGTTACGAGGGGTTCGGCCCCGGCGGCGCGCTGATCATCGTCGAGTGCCTGACCGACAACAACGTGCGCACGGTCGCCGAAATCCGAAGTTATTTTGCCAGAGCGGGCGCCAAGCTGGCCACCAGCGGGTCGGTGGTGATGTCGTTCGACCACCTGGCAGTTATCTCGTTCAAGGGCGACTCGGAGGAGAAGGTGATCGAGGCGCTGTTCGCCGCGGACGTCGCCGTCGAAGAAGTCGAGAGCAAGGACGGCGTCATCACGGTCTTCGCCCCGCCCGCCGAGTTCTACAAGGCCAAGACGGCCGTGCTCGAAGCGATGCCGGGCGTGGAGTTGGACGTGCAGGAGATCACTTTCCTCCCGCAGGCCACCAAGACGCTCGGCGCGGAAGAGCTGCCCACTTTCGAGAAGTTTCTGCAGCAGCTCGAAGAGAACGATGACGTGCAGGAGGTCTATCACAATATCGTGCTCCCATAA
- a CDS encoding Response regulator receiver domain protein: MNTVLLLYHCRRLRHELCTILAGKYRVVAAHGAGAAQRLLRGHKPDVIVMDYGGHNGSAPVVLARLRFSHPQTPVIALSRFDAPHGARRARQFGARAVVRWPGPVKRLLEAIARTADVAA, from the coding sequence ATGAATACGGTTCTTTTGCTCTATCACTGCCGGCGGCTTCGCCACGAACTTTGCACGATCCTGGCCGGCAAATACAGGGTTGTCGCGGCTCACGGCGCTGGTGCGGCACAACGGTTGCTTCGCGGCCATAAGCCTGACGTGATCGTCATGGACTATGGTGGCCACAATGGAAGTGCACCCGTCGTGTTGGCGCGGCTACGATTTAGCCATCCCCAAACGCCCGTCATCGCGCTGTCGCGTTTTGACGCCCCTCATGGCGCTCGGAGGGCTCGCCAGTTCGGGGCGAGAGCCGTCGTACGCTGGCCGGGGCCGGTCAAGCGGCTGTTGGAAGCGATCGCCAGGACGGCGGACGTAGCCGCCTAA